The sequence below is a genomic window from Paenibacillus sp. DCT19.
AGTGAAGAGAGTGAAGGATACTCGGGGAATAGAGGTGCGAGAGGGAGTATGCCTATGGATTGGATGCGCTGAACTGCTTCTTCATACGTTATGATCGGGTCGTTAATCATGGCGGAAGGCCTCCTTTTTTATAATTTGTCTAAGTATAATTCAACAGCGGCTGAAGGACGATGCATATAATTGAAATACATCTGCGGCATGCTGACTTATTTCGTTACGAAGCTCTTCAGGCTCTATGACCTCCGCTCCCTTACCTAGACGGTAAAAGAAACGGACGACCCAGGACCAATCTTCGGATGGACAGAGAAAAGACAGTTCCCACAGCCCAGGGGTGACCTCGGTCATCGTTTCTCCAATATGGTCGTCCTGCTGCGCCTCAATCATTGCGGAATAGTTCAAAAGCGCTTTTACTCGGATTAGAGAGGACTCACACCCTTCTTCTTTTGCCGCTGTAGGTATAGAAGTCTCAAAATGCTTGATATGCTCATTACGTTCAAGGACTCGATGGTTTAGCTGGTTCAGCATAAGGTCTATTCTAGTCATAATATCCTCTGGAATAATACCTCTAATCTTGTCCATGACGACCCAACGTGATTCCTGAAATGGGGTATCGACATGATGACTAATCCCCTCTAGCGCGAAAATAAGCGTTGCAGCTTCAACTGGATCTAATTGCAGCGGAGGTAACACATAACCCTCCATGAGCTGAAAGCCACCACCAGGGCCGGATATGGCGATGATCGGAACATTCATTTCTGACAGGGACTGGATGTCTCGTAAAATGGTACGCCGTGACACTTCGAATTTGTCAGCCAATGAGCGTGCCGTTTCGTGACCGAGCTGTAAAGCCATAACAATGGCGGCTAGCCGGTTTATTTTATTCATGTCAGTCACTCCGTTTCAAAGATAGAGCTTCATAGAATGTATGTATCGTCCAATTCGAGCTATAATACACGATTTCCTTCTATACAATGATATGAAAAAACCGTACCCGGCATAGCCGGATACGGGAAGTAGCAGTTTCTGAACTCTGCAGAGAACAAGAAGATTATTACGGATAAACTTATTTGTTTTACAATAAAAAATGGAATTTCAGTTCGAGAGGTGACAGTTTGTATCGAGTAAATCTTTCGAAAAGTTCTTTGGATTATTCTTTCAATAGGATTGTTCGATACGTTCTTAAGAATTGCTTTTGAGCAATTGTACACCACGACCCTCAATTTCAACATGTCCTGTCAGCTCGCGATCTGTCAGCAACTCACGAACCTTGGTTGCACCCAGATCATAGGATTGAGCCCAGGCATTGTGGTTCATAACAAATAGGTATTGCTTACCGTCTTTGGTACGTGCGCTAACCTC
It includes:
- a CDS encoding YafY family protein translates to MNKINRLAAIVMALQLGHETARSLADKFEVSRRTILRDIQSLSEMNVPIIAISGPGGGFQLMEGYVLPPLQLDPVEAATLIFALEGISHHVDTPFQESRWVVMDKIRGIIPEDIMTRIDLMLNQLNHRVLERNEHIKHFETSIPTAAKEEGCESSLIRVKALLNYSAMIEAQQDDHIGETMTEVTPGLWELSFLCPSEDWSWVVRFFYRLGKGAEVIEPEELRNEISQHAADVFQLYASSFSRC